A part of Miscanthus floridulus cultivar M001 chromosome 6, ASM1932011v1, whole genome shotgun sequence genomic DNA contains:
- the LOC136461425 gene encoding pentatricopeptide repeat-containing protein At1g09220, mitochondrial-like, which produces MLSPSHLLRQRSPPFRPATSRRLRDLIALVLRHQDRRCQLLQTHTQFIAHQVFDRNPAPWRAFLKAYSHGPFPLEALHLFRHARQHLADDTFAFTFVLKVCAGLGWPRACAQLHALMVQKGFEFHAYVHTALVNVYVVSWCLVEALKAFNEMPVKNVVSWNVMIIGFAGWGEVEYARLLFDQMPCRNVVSWTGLIDGYTRACRYAEAVALFRA; this is translated from the coding sequence ATGCTCTCCCCCTCCCACCTCTTGCGGCAACGAAGCCCACCATTCCGCCCCGCCACTAGCCGTCGCCTCCGCGACCTAATTGCTCTCGTCCTGAGGCACCAAGACAGGAGGTGCCAACTCCTCCAAACCCACACCCAATTTATTGCCCACCAGGTGTTCGACCGAAATCCCGCGCCGTGGCGCGCCTTCCTCAAGGCCTACTCCCACGGTCCTTTCCCCCTGGAAGCTCTGCACCTCTTCAGGCACGCGCGCCAGCACCTGGCTGATGACACATTTGCCTTCACGTTCGTGCTCAAGGTTTGTGCCGGTCTGGGGTGGCCTCGAGCCTGTGCGCAGCTCCATGCGCTCATGGTCCAGAAGGGGTTCGAGTTCCATGCCTACGTGCACACCGCCCTTGTCAATGTGTATGTTGTGTCCTGGTGCTTGGTGGAAGCACTGAAGGCGTTCAATGAAATGCCAGTGAAGAACGTAGTTTCGTGGAATGTTATGATCATTGGCTTTGCTGGATGGGGTGAGGTTGAGTATGCGAGGCTTCTGTTTGATCAGATGCCCTGCAGGAATGTTGTCTCATGGACCGGGCTGATTGATGGATATACACGTGCTTGTCGTTATGCAGAGGCTGTTGCTCTTTTCCGCGCATGA
- the LOC136460064 gene encoding protein ALP1-like, translating into MDPNYHRRSQNEDEFIFLIHPTLAEGTSSQSSEKKAIHTSIRNGATFIHETLTGHEALCRRRFHMEREIFQALVQRLRENNLLVDSRYVSVEEQLGIFLYAISKNAANRTLQDIFQHSGETISRHFTSVLNALTSLTCNYIRLPSLHPHRILRQPKFAPYFQNCIGAIDGTHIPITIPLEQQEPYRNRKQGISQNMMVACDFDLKFVHVHAGWEGSTSDARVLQDALNHGFSVPPGKFYLVDAGYANTPEFLAPYRGTRYHLQEQGRAGQKPQNHKELFNLRHAELRNHIERIIGILKMRYPILKAASLYDFDTQVDISVACYVTHNFIRLYNGDMSLAHGANEDINQSNMQDVPEGDDEYSNDVPAFNNLR; encoded by the exons ATGGATCCAAATTATCACCGACGATCACAAAATGAAGATGAATTCATTTTCCTCATCCACCCAACACTAGCAGAAGGAACCTCATCCCAATCATCTGAGAAGAAAGCAATACACACATCTATCCGAAATGGAGCCACATTTATTCATGAAACTCTAACAGGGCATGAGGCCCTATGCAGAAGGCGGTTCCATATGGAAAGAGAGATTTTTCAAGCTCTTGTTCAAAGATTGCGTGAAAATAACCTTCTTGTTGATTCAAGGTATGTATCCGTGGAAGAGCAGTTAGGCATATTCCTTTATGCCATATCAAAAAATGCAGCCAATCGAACATTGCAAGATATTTTTCAACATAGTGGAGAAACAATTAGCCGACACTTCACATCAGTGCTCAACGCACTTACATCACTCACATGCAACTACATACGGCTACCTTCTCTGCACCCGCATCGGATCTTAAGGCAACCTAAATTTGCTCCATACTTCCAG AATTGTATTGGTGCTATTGATGGCACTCACATTCCTATCACTATTCCTCTCGAACAACAAGAGCCATATAGAAATAGAAAACAAGGTATATCACAAAACATGATGGTCGCATGTGACTTTGATCTAAAGTTTGTGCATGTGCATGCTGGTTGGGAGGGGTCTACTTCTGATGCAAGAGTTCTTCAAGATGCACTTAACCATGGATTTAGTGTCCCTCCCGGTAAATTCTATCTAGTAGATGCAGGCTATGCTAACACACCAGAATTTCTTGCTCCATATCGTGGAACTAGATACCATCTACAAGAACAGGGAAGGGCTGGACAAAAACCACAAAATCACAAGGAATTATTCAATCTACGACATGCTGAACTCCGAAATCATATAGAGAGAATCATTGGTATATTGAAGATGAGGTACCCCATACTGAAGGCTGCATCATTATATGATTTTGACACACAAGTTGATATCTCTGTAGCTTGTTATGTAACTCATAATTTTATACGGCTATACAATGGAGATATGTCATTGGCGCATGGTGCCAACGAAGATATCAATCAAAGTAACATGCAAGATGTACCAGAAGGCGACGACGAATATAGTAATGATGTGCCGGCATTTAACAATTTGCGCTAA
- the LOC136460066 gene encoding zinc finger BED domain-containing protein RICESLEEPER 2-like, whose amino-acid sequence MAKPSGLKRPCPPSRNGAGAAARGRNQPPQPQPPMASVTMPVPADEYNHRADGEHPEAEEAVEELEIENDDDITEGAAALFGINMGDGEHPIDVDSSDGDGGVDTSQSQDTNGASSGKLTAACWEDFVPIFDESGKIRTHAICKRCGKKFVARANIGTGSLNRHMATCRKKQDNDRRVQSRLSMNANGLHNWVYDAARARNELCRLIARLDLPLGVGDTQAWEDYIQNAHNPAFQKVSRQTTTRDMHKLFAEERALLMHSLLPACSSVSITSDIWSGNAKEDYVSVVAHYVGADWELHKKVVGFRLIEAAHTGANIAEKICSVVEEFGLIDKVFAVSLDNASANSKAFDILQPMLFGYLGSYPTPTKEDPHKVKYLLVHQRCACHIINLIVKSGLKRFSPYLEAFRTAINFLNSSNQRIALFKNYCIARGVRPRKFGLDMDVRWNSTYLMLKHLLPYRDVFSVWIESNYGEQLLTPQHWYAADQIMKFLEMFYDATVALSGVYYPTAPLMMHHILDFAEHLHKAELDPGFRSIASPMKLKFLKYWGDIPLLYSYAFILDPRAKMKGFFNVLELLAKQTGTPYGVYYGDVKESMTRLFSKYEQRYGAARSQRPPMPSAPSGKRKQAWGKIYGGPGASSSSCSPASSSTSGVNELIAYLDSDPVTDWGESFDILLWWRDHKLTYPILSIMARDIMSVPVSTVSSKSCFSCTARILEDRRRRLLPEHVEMLTCIKDWDQAARKEQHAPEDTALEELFDNLYLDEGEGSGSGSGSGGTAGAGAG is encoded by the coding sequence ATGGCAAAGCCGTCCGGTTTGAAGCGCCCCTGCCCACCGTCGAGGAACGGTGCTGGAGCTGCGGCTAGGGGCCGGAACCAGCCTCCCCAACCCCAACCTCCTATGGCCTCGGTGACGATGCCAGTGCCTGCGGATGAGTACAACCACCGTGCCGACGGCGAGCACCCCGAGgccgaggaggccgtggaggagTTGGAGATTGAGAACGACGACGACATCACCGAAGGCGCAGCTGCGCTGTTCGGCATCAATATgggtgacggcgagcacccgatCGATGTTGACTCCAGCGACGGCGATGGTGGGGTGGACACCTCTCAGTCTCAGGACACCAATGGTGCCTCATCTGGTAAGCTCACTGCTGCTTGTTGGGAGGACTTCGTACCGATCTTTGACGAGTCAGGGAAGATTAGAACTCATGCCATCTGTAAACGGTGTGGTAAGAAATTTGTTGCTAGGGCCAATATTGGCACTGGATCCTTGAATAGGCACATGGCAACATGTAGGAAGAAGCAGGACAATGATCgtagggttcagtctaggctttcTATGAATGCTAATGGGTTGCATAACTGGGTTTATGATGCTGCTCGTGCTCGTAATGAGCTGTGCCGGTTGATTGCTAGGCTGGATCTTCCATTAGGTGTTGGTGACACACAGGCCTGGGAAGATTACATTCAGAATGCTCATAATCCTGCTTTCCAGAAGGTTTCTAGGCAGACCACTACTAGGGACATGCATAAGTTGTTTGCTGAAGAGCGTGCTTTGCTTATGCATTCTTTGCTGCCTGCCTGTTCATCTGTTTCCATAACATCTGATatctggtctggtaatgctaaggaagaTTATgtctctgttgttgctcattatgttGGTGCTGATTGGGAGTTGCATAAAAAGGTTGTAGGGTTTAGGCTGATTGAGGCAGCACATACTGGTGCCAACATTGCTGAGAAAATTTGTagtgtggttgaggagtttggtttGATTGATAAGGTCTTTGCTGTGAGTCTTGATAATGCTTCTGCTAATTCTAAGGCTTTTGATATCTTGCAACCTATGTTGTTTGGTTACCTGGGCTCTTACCCAACACCTACTAAGGAAGATCCTCACAAAGTCAAGTACTTGCTTGTGCATCAGCGCTGTGCATGCCATATCATTAACCTGATTGTTAAGTCTGGCTTGAAGAGGTTCAGTCCTTATCTTGAAGCTTTTAGGACTGCAATCAACTTTTTGAATTcatctaatcaaagaattgcattgtttAAGAACTATTGCATTGCTAGGGGTgtcagacctagaaagtttggattggatatggatgttaggtGGAATTCCACCTATCTGATGCTTAAACACTTGCTGCCATATAGAGATGTGTTTTCTGTGTGGATTGAGTCAAATTATGGTGAGCAACTGTTGACTCCCCAGCACTGGTATGCTGCTGATCAGATTATGAAGTTCCTGGAGATGTTTTATGATGCAACTGTTGCTttgtctggtgtttactatccaactGCTCCACTTATGATGCATCATATCCTTGACTTTGCTGAGCATTTGCATAAAGCTGAACTTGATCCTGGATTTAGAAGTATTGCATCTCCTATGAAACTTAAGTTCCTTAAGTACTGGGGGGACATCCCATTGCTGTATTcttatgcattcattcttgatccaagAGCTAAGATGAAAGGCTTCTTTAATGTGCTTGAGTTACTTGCTAAACAGACTGGTACCCCTTATGGTGTTTACTATGGTGATGTGAAAGAGTCCATGACCAGACTGTTTAGCAAGTATGAGCAGAGATATGGTGCAGCTCGGTCTCAAAGGCCTCCTATGCCTAGTGCTCCTTCAGGAAAAAGGAAGCAGGCATGGGGAAAGATCTATGGTGGTCCTGGTGCTTCCTCCTCTAGCTGTTCCCCCGCTTCATCCTCTACATCTGGTGTCAATGAGCTGATAGCTTACTTGGACAGTGATCCTGTCACTGATTGGGGGGAGTCCTTTGACATCCTGTtgtggtggcgtgaccacaagctgACCTACCCCATCTTATCGATAATGGCTCGCGATATCATGTCTGTTCCTGTATCTACTGTGTCCTCCAAGTCTTGTTTCAGCTGTACAGCAAGGATACTTGAAGACCGGCGGCGGCGCTTGTTGCCTGAGCATGTGGAGATGCTCACCTGCATCAAGGACTGGGATCAAGCAGCAAGGAAGGAACAGCATGCACCTGAGGACACGGCACTGGAGGAGCTGTTCGACAACTTGTACCTGGATGAAGGCGAAGGAAGCggaagcggcagcggcagcggcggtactgctggtgctggtgctggatag